CTGGTCAATGAAGTTGACCAGCGCGAGGCCGGCGGCCCAGACGTCGTCGTCCATCACGGACTCCTCCGGCGAGTGGCTCACGCCGCCGCGGCACCGCACGAACAGCATCCCCACCTTCGTCagcctcgccatcgccatcgcgtcGTGCCCCGCTCCGCTCATCAGCACCGGCGTCTCGCCGCCGGCCCGGCGCACGCCCGCCGCCATCGACGAGATCGTCGACCGCGTCGCGCGCTCCAGCCGCGACGTCAGCTCCGCGTcgcacggcgtcgccgccgccgcgtgctgcAAAAAAACAAACACCAACCAATCCGCAGTTTTAACACCAGACCAcctgcaaaacaaaaaaaacatcgcGAAATCACAAGCGAAATGCTTCGGTTTCTTGGCACCTTCTGCTCGACGGCGCAGTCGACCAATCTGTCGTCGCATCTCTGAAGAACAAGCCTCGAGAAGCTGGTGACGATCGTCTCCCTCACCTTGTCGTCCATGGCGCGTATGTCCACCGTGAAGTTCACCTGCATAAGATCACCAAACTCCAAAAGCTTCAGCAGAGCCAGCTTAGCTTACCTGGAAGCATCATCACCAGCAATGATCAAGCTGAATTATACATTACATTACCTGGCCTGGTATGACGTTGCTGGCGCTGGGCCATGTCAGGAGCTCGCCGACGGTGCAGACGAGTCCGGCGAGGGATTCCTCAGTGAAGCAGCCGCATTCCTCGTCGTAGGTGAGGAACTTGTTGGGTTCTTTGCAGAGCGTCTCCAGTGTCAGGACGAGCTCTGCAGCTGCAACCATCGGATCACGGCGCAATTTCATTGGAACCGTGCCAGCATGCCCTTGTGAACCATTTATAATTACCTAAAGAAACCAGAAAGTTGCTAAGCAATGGCAGTTGAAAGCAAGCCCAGCTTGTTTGATCGATTATATTTTGGCCAGCACCTACTAATCTGTTACTGTGGGCATCGAGATTGAAAACTAGTTTAATTAGTTTTTGTAGTGTAAGGAAGCACTGCTCATGCTAAAATCACACTGAGATTAACGGATTTGGATAATTCAGAACAATATCAAACATCAACCTTGGTGATAGTCAGCTAAGCTGGTTATCACTGTTTATTAAAGAAAGCTCATGCTATAACATTTTACTTGATTTGCAAGTACCAACTCTACGCTGGTGCAGTCTTTCAAAATAGTTTGTTAAACGAGAATCTTGTGAAGTACTAATAAAGTTCTTCAGTTGTCACTGATTAATAGTACCTGACCTCAGCGTTGACTTCGAGCACTGACATTCTTTGCTAAAGAATGACCAGCAATATAATTGCTTACTTGATTGTTTACTAGGTCCTGGTCATTTTAGCATGCCAATTGTTTGGAAAAGTTGGTCTAAATTTAGTATGCAATGCTACCTGGTCATcttttagttttgttttcagAAACAAGTCATATTTTTGTTTTGGCTCACATATATAGTTCTATAAGTGTCACCGCTTACTCTTGACCAAAAAAGTATTAACTAGAAAGTGATTGCACCTTTAATCGCGTCTGTCCTGCAATTCCTTTTACAACACCAAGCGGATAACGAAGGGCTTCCAGGACAGGCCCTTGTTCAATGTGAACCTAACCAAAATAGTAATGAAAAAGAATGGTAAATGCTAAATTTCTTATATCTGTTATACACCTAGATTAAAATAATACAGTCTTGTATACCTCGACATAACTCCCGACAGACTCCGGGCTGTACCTTACTTCACCAAGAGCATTAGCAGTGCCCTCAAGAGAATTCAGCTTTAGGACATCTTGAACTGTCGTGCCACTGAAGAAGTTGAATGCAAAATATATACTGAATCAGCAAACAATTTCAAAAAACAGTTCGGTTGATTTATGCGAAAAAAGACAACCTCTTGTCAGATACTTGTAAAATTGATTCAGGTAGTGTACCAGCTACAGCGGCGCTTCCCAGAAAAGTTGTTTGGAATCTAACACCCTCCTCATCGCTGAATGCAATCACCTGAGGTTTACCAGGCAACCGTGAGGCCCAACAGCTTTATGAATTATAGATATCAGAATAAGGTATAGGTTCTTCTCTACATAAGCAGGGAAACAGCCAACTGAGTAAAGAGACATTATATAATGGATTCATCCTGGATTAAATATGTCTATATCTGTAGTCTTTCTGATAATCTATTGTGATAGCAGCCCATTCACGTTCTTTGAAACCTACTATGCTAATTTAAATCAACACGAGATCGATGATGTGGATGACACATACTAAGATACTAGTAAAATACACAAGACAGAGACAAGTTATGTGCAGATAAATGTCTTATTTGTAGGACACATGTGACTCATCATGCAACTAGTAAGGAGTAGGATAGCGACTAATGTAACCCAATACATATATTCTTATGAAAGAAACAAACTATGATGATAAAGTAGTAACATCACTAGCACACTGATGAAAACATTTTATCTAGGGTAATTAATTTTTATCTAACCTCTACTGGTCTAGTAAGTCTCTGAAGTCTCCCAGTAACTTTCAAAACCTTCAAAGCAGAGATTGCAGAGATAATACCCAAAGCTCCGTCATACATGCCAGCATCAATAACAGTGTCCTGttttccccccaaaaaaaaacaagatttattttttttatcagtgaTTTTATTTAACTAGAAGATGTGCGACAGTATGAAAAGATATATCTATTTCTCACCATGTGAGATCCGATCAACAAGGCCTCCTTGGTTGAGTTGGTCGGTTCAAATCGACCATGAATATTCCCCATTTGATCAATCCACCTTAATATAAGGCATATATTGGTCAGCAAAGGTCAAAGTTTGAGAAAATGACTGCAGTATAAACAAGAGAAGAAAAATCTACGTGGTAAGTCCGGCATCTTTCATCCAGCTGATAATGACAGCAGAGGCTCTGATTGAGGCAGGACTCAAAAATGTCCTCTCAAGGTAACCTTCCCCATCAGATATCTGATTCACACAAAACGACGCCGTGTTAGGACTGCATGGCTAAACTGTTAGGCAATAGAGTAAAAATAAGGTGCAGCACGGATCTTTGAAACCAGGATTTTGTTcagtttatatatatttaatatttcaactGGAGAACGTAAAAATTGAGCAACCTTCATAGCGTAAGGTCATCTCACCCGAATACAGGAGATGGATATGATTCTTTGGAATGACCAATAAACATAACTAATAGAGAAAAGGAACAAAAGCCTTACAAAAGTTTGATGCTTTAACGCCTAGTAAAATGAAATTCACCCCAAAAAAGAAGAGATGAGAAGCCTAGAATATATTTGCAATCCTTTTGCATAATTTTCGAGTAGCCTGCAGCTAGCTGTCTTGATATGGTCTGTACTGGTAAGTTATACAAAATGAAATTGTATTCTCTCCGAGGAAAGAGTGAAATTGTATCCTAAAAATGAAATTTACACTGTTCATCTGATGAACAAAGAAGTGTACACACATGAACCCcacagatatttttttaaacctATATATGGTCATTTGGGTGTCAATAGCTGTCCACATATAACACCTAGAATTAATTTATATTTCCAATTATGAAGCTATCTGAATTAGCAACAAACAGAGGTAGCAGCATGCAGGAGCCCAAACAATCTATACAATCCGGACGAGATTCCCCTTAAAAAGTGGATCAAAGAACTGAATATTCCAACGACATGAAGAACCTGACCTTGCCAAGTTCTTTGAGCCTGAGCACCGTCTCATCCCTGAGGATCTCCCTGTAGAGCCCATCTCCTCCCAGCTCCAATCCATCTAACAATCAGACACCACAAAAAAACATCCATcacaaacaaagaaacaaaaTCAGAAAGAAGAAGCAATTTCTGATAGATGGCAATGAAGTGGATGATCCAAGAACCAAGACCCACCCAAgattgggaggaggaagagggcgtAGGCGGAGAGGATGAGGAGGTGGATGGATGGGTGGCGCCTGGggtaggagaggaggagagccaTGGCCACTTTTGTGTTgtgcttgtgtgtgtgtggcctCTCTGGCTCTTCCCTTCCCACAGCGGGTGTGGCTGTGGCTCATGGCGGCTGCTTTTATAGCACCCTCAATTTCCCACGAGAGCCCTTGAAGCCGTCAGCTGTCGCGTGGGTCCGATGAACCCTGAATATACTCCGGGCACATctacagtttcagctccaccaaaaataGAAGCGAAGCTAGGTgtagctctctcacaaaataaactaaagaAGTGAAGctaggtttaggcagctccacaactccactccataACTAACTTctgaagttaaatttaggagttagagtTCTACCAAACAGGTCCTCATCTGTCTTATAATATAAGAATAAGCAATCagctgacacgtgggtccgATGAACCTTGAATATActcatccgtttcaaaatatagaaCCTATAATTGAATGGGATATTTGTTAGGACTACGAATTCGGAATGATAGCCTGTTTATATTCGTAATACTATAAGATATCCTATATGAGAATGATAATGGCACGATATCTTTAGAGGCAGAGGATCTCAATGCATATATGAGCCTCTTGCCAAATCTGCTTCTGTAAAACCTTCCCAATAATTACTCTCTTGGTGAAATAAGTCCAATATAAAATATGATACATTTAGTACCTATTCAGATTCTAATAATGTGTAACATTTCGTATCTTTTAGTGACACGAAAGGAGGAGAGTATGCATGGCATGAACGGAGCCAGATTTGAGAGCAATGGTGAAAGCAAGGAAAAttatagaaaaaggaaaagaaaagaaaagaaaaggagcgaACTGAAGGGATTCCGTTTGGCAACACACAGTGCCCTTGCATCACGGAAGTGCCCTGAGCTGACGACCTTTCTGGACAGACCGTCTGCGCCGTCGATGCAGGACACGTGTACGGGCGGATGATGCGGCTGGCTGACCATGCAGGTGCAATGCATTGCACACACACGGGACAAAACTCGAAAAGTAGAAGAGATCCACACAAGTCGATCGTAGGTAGGAGTGGCGCGCAGAGAATCTGGTGGTGGTCGCAAAACGGTGGCCGTCGCTATCCAGCCGAACAGAATCTGGAATCCAGCGAGTcccccaacaacaacaaaccCAGCAAGCGACCTACCCAAGTTGTAGCTCCCGTAACGTCACTGACAAGCGGGCCCACGAGGATGGTGTGGGGCCGGTCCACGGGTGGACGCCGTGGTGCATGCAACTAGCTTATCTTATGCCGTTTAGTTCTCGAACAGAAAATTTTGGATAtatacatgaagtattaaatataatagaaaaactaattgcgagatgaatcttttaagcttaattacaccataatttgataatatggtgcttcaataaattcgtctcgcagtttacagaaggaatatataatatattttattattagactatgtttaatattttagCGTGTCCGTATATTTAATGCGACACAAAAAAAACTTTTTCACCAAGTGATCGAGGGAGAGATGGACGTGTTGGGGTTGGATTCTGCCGCTCAAGTGCAGCCTGGTGCGTGAGGAGACCCAAAAAGCGGCTTTAACGGTGTGCGGCTAAACCGTTAACTTATTTGTAGTTTAGAATaaattgtaaatttatttattttgatttaTTGGTGGGTTCAAGTGTTAGTTACTTGTGCCAAATATTCAGATCAATAGGTTGAGTGTGACGGGCCAAGAGCTTTAGGCTGAATCTGAGGACGGATAAGAATGGACGAACCCACAAGTTTCTCTGCTCGATCGACCACCACTCGCATGTAAAGTAGAATGAACCGATAGGATATACATAGCACGTATACTAAACTAGACTATTATATATGTACTCAAATTATGGAGTCAGCTTGAAGACACGCCTACAACTAAGTTATGTCATCTTGCCCTGGTTCTATATGTAAAATCCAAGcttttttctctcaaaaaatTGTATAGAATTTGCATGAAGCTTGTATCCTAGGCCTCCACCAGAAGTGATACATCATGAATCTAGATGTGTATCTTAATATCTACAAGCTATTTAGGGTGTCTTTAGCCGCTGCGGCATCTCTTACAATCAATTTAATCATAAAGAAATTAAAATCCAGGAAATTCACTATAAGTCAgaagatgttttttttccaatttttctAGATTTCTACCATCTGAATTCCCATTAGTTGATTCTCATAATCTAAAATTACTTAAACAGTCCCTAGTCCCATCAACCATAACATGCTAAGGCCTTATTTGTAACGAAGTAAAATTTTTGCGGAGAAAATAAATGGCTCCAATAAAAGTGTTGTTACCACATTTGAAAAGGTGGCACTTTTAACTTTATGCTCAATTCACACTTAATTACCAATATTTGGCGGGGGGACAAATGTTGATTTCACGAAAATCAGCCAATGATAGCGATCGATCGTTTAGTTAATTAATAAGCACCAGTGGTGTGATGTGGAACCATATGCCATCAATTTCAAAACTTAATTTGGCGTTCACAAGTATCACTTGAATCTTGTTCTTCACAAATATATACAGTACTACTTAGACATGTgcatttttaatataattttattgaTGTAGGGTTTTTTGCCGTTGATTTTTGTCACATTAAATGCACGATAAAAAGGCACGTGAAATGCTTGAGAATAGTTTTGTATATGCATCTTTCACCTAATAAACAAAAcgatactcccttcgtttcatattataagtcgttttgactttggtcaaagtcaaactacttcaaatttaactaactttataaacaaatatagtatatttacaataccaaattattttcttaaatcgataattaaatatatttttataataaatttgtcttgggttaaaaatgttactgtttttttctataaatttggtcaaatttgaagCGATTTAACTTTAACTAGAGTCAAAACGACTTGTAAcctaaaacggatggagtactttctctgtcaaaaaaaaactcaacctaggacaacaaatctggacaaAGGATAGTCCAGATTTATACTCCTAAGAGTGGTCacatcctctttttttttttttacggagggagtacatgaatAACAATCAAACTATTGCTCTCTTTTTTCCGCCCCTCCGTTCTTTAATATAACGGATTTTGACTCTTTGTTTACACTGTTTAACCATCGTCTTATTCAAGAATTTttacaattattatttttttcgacttactttattatcaaaagtactttaaatataactttttatgttgtatatttatataaattttttaaataagatgagtggtcaaacagtaccaGCAAAATATCAAATTCTCTTGTATtaggagacggagggagtactagtttgTGCAGAGCATGAAACGCGCTGGTTGGACGTACGTGGCGTCAGATGGGCACCTGACAGCCCTCACGAGTGTGGATGATGGATTAATGCATTAGCTCTGAATTCTGATGATCTGCTGCTTACATATGCAAAATCCGGCCGCATATTTATAATCAAATCTGGTTCTTTACATTTATTCTCTTCATTGTTTAtcttttccaaaaagaaccATTTGCATGCCATCACTAAAATCCATGAGTGCTGTGTTGATTGAACATATCCTCCAAAAGATAAATACGTTATTTATGTAACGTAGCCGGAAGGAATCAATGTTATGGCACAATATCACTAAATGTTGATAATTATTGGTCCCAAGCTAGTCGAAGGAGATGATTTGATACGTACCTGGCTAGCTAAtataacattttcaaataaaaatgatTGCTTTATTCGATTGAGGCATAAAAATAACCAATGTTCACTCAATCTTATGATATAGTAATGTTCACTACGATCATGCGCCGCAAGGCAATATTATAGAAGACGAAGGTGCCACTAAAAATCATCAAAATGTTTATGTGGTTCTTTCATAAgaagtaattaattttttaacaaATGATAACCTTGCAAAGAGGAACTAGGGGGCGATAAGCAAAATTGTTTTCTAATGTGCAAGAGACAATTCAATACCATTTCTTTGAATGTCACATAGATCGATTTGCTTGACTTGGCAATGTATCTTATTTGCTTTCAAACGTCCTCCCCACAGTGCCAAAAATATAATTGTGAATTGACTTATGGGGGATGTCCCGGTCAAGAAAATTGGCTTTATTCGAAGCCAATGCATAATATTGGTCAAGTAATTAATCTTTTATCAAAGGATAACCTTGCAAAAGGGGATTAAGGGGTGATAAGCAAAATTGTTTTCTAATGTGCAAGAGACAATTCAATACCATTTCTTTGAATGTCATATTGAGCAATTTGCTTGGCGATGTATCTTATTTGCTTTGAAAAGTCCTCCTCTCCATGGTGCAAAAAATATAATTGTGAATTGACTTGTGGCAAAAATATAATTGCGAATTGACTTGTGGGGGATGTCCAGGTCAAGAAAACTAGTTCCATTTGAAGCTGGTGCATAATATTGGTAAATTAATTGGTATTACTAAAATGATAAAgtttttataatagaaaataggcTATATGCAGGTTATCTTCAGGTCTCTCATCTGGCTTCACACTTATCTTTGATGCTAGCACAAAAATAGTAAGATACTATACACTGTGGTGCTATACTCTTGGAGGTTGTAGCCTTTTATTTCGTTTTGGATAGCATAGTACCtatataattaattactaaAATATATTCTATTTATCTTAACTTTCAATGCAACATGTCCAATCACTCtatataattattttaatttattggtTGTTTCTCTGTCGATAGAGTCCGAAAATGTAAACCATTTTTATTATCTTAAAAACAATAAGTGCTGTGCTGATTGAAGTTTTTTCGATGAATGGTTAAAGTGATAATGATGATAATCGATACGTTTTGTGTAAGAATCTCTGACTATTAGCCGCAAAAGGTGAGATTATTATGCTTCCACGCAAGAATTGCACTGTATAATGGAGCAAAATTAAGTCCTAACTAGGCAAGTTAGTACAATAATGCATGGCCAATGGTTAAGAATGCACCGTACGTAGTGATCGATGACACGATCGATCGTAAATGTGACCTTTTCATGTCTGCATTAGCTGAaccacgtttttttttttggtatattCAGTGCTATCATGATCAGAGAACATTACAAATGGTTTGTCTTTTGCAGCACCGAGTCACCGATGGCCCAAACCCCTATAGTACCGATGATGTGACATGTGGCATTTCTCTTGCCCTTTTGACACTATCGTGTGCCTTTTATCATGAGTTCATGACACTATCATCGAATCATAGCGAAAATTAAAAATCGCCTACAACTTTCTTCTCTGTATGTGTTGTTTACAGTTTGCTTGTGTCTTCTTCGTCACCAATAGCCACTAGTCAATactgacatactccctccgtccaaaaaaaaaaaagacaaaccctggtttccgtgtccaacgtttgactgtccgtcttatatgaaatttttttataattagtattttcattattgttagatgataaaacatgattaataatttatgtgtgacttatctttttaattttttttataatttttttaaataagacgaacagtcaaacgttgaacacgaaaactcggatttgttttttttttgacggagggagtagaaactTCTTAAAGTCTCAATGAAAAGCACTATGACAAGTGGCCAGCATTGTCCGATACTGATGACGTGCCATATATGTGACATTTCTCTTTGCTATGTGCTCACGAGCTCAGGCAGGGCAGCTAGCAAGCCAGGCACTAGTCCAAGTCCAGAGAAGAACTTTGGACTAGGATGTTAATCCCTCGATGGAATTAGTGTTCAGGGATTAGTCCATTAATTTGATCTCCTGAATTCTTCATTTTGTTTAAAGTTCACCTTTCAACTTTAAAATCGTGTATCGACACCTCCTTAGCTTTTTAATACCATTTACCTTACCCTGCTTAGGCCAAACCAAGGCGGATTTCACCTGCATGATGTTGATGTGGCTATCCAataagaaaaatcctaaaaaaaaaattacagagtCCACTTGCCATTGACCACCATCTtgctttctctctcccttctcttctccattTCCCTCCCTATTCAATCTATGCATTGATTACTGATGCCGAGTGTGGACTTCTTTTAAAGACGTTGCCATCAGTATCCTCTCTGAACCTCCAAGGAAACCCGATGGACGCACCACTGCCGCTTGGGCTCATACTCGATTCGAGCCGATAGCGGTGGTGGCAATGACTTCGGTGGGCGTCGAACTATCAGTGTGGTGGAGGATGGCGTGAGCTACGCTAGTGACCATCCTCTCGACTCCAGCGCTCTTCGCCGCCCTCCTCTATGCCAAGAGTGTCACTGCTCTGTCGAGCTCTAGCACCGCCTTCTCTGCTTGGCTGACCGCCGCTCTCAAACTTGACGAGGTGGTTAAGCTTAGGGGTGCAAAGCTCGGTGGAGGGGATAAATGCGAGCTCAGTGAATGAAGCGGATGCGGTGCTCCGGCTAGCCTCTGCAAGGATCGTGAAGGAGGAAGTAGAGACAGAGCTTGAGCTCAATCTCTTATACCGAATTCCACGCACCATCTCGGGTGATTAGTGCGCCACGTGGCTGCCGATTCCAGGGTTTAATTTGCACACACATCCATTGGATTAGGAACCAACGGTAGATATGGTGAAGCCTTGCAAAGAAATAGTCGTCCCTTCACCGACTATTCGCGGGCTGTCTCCAGCGTGCTGCTCTGCATCAGTACCGTCCCTCGTCGATCCGTTCGGAGCCTCCCTTGCCGCACGTCCGCACCAGAGCCACCCCTCGCCTGTAAGTATGGGTGGGCATATTTAGACCGAACCGAAGAAGTGAACCAAAAAGACCGAGACCAACACTGAGAAATTCGGTTATCTGTTCGGTCCCAGCCCTCGAAAGACCGAAttatttcggtcatttcggttaTTGGGCTCGGTTAACCAAAATGACCGAAATTTTAGCCCAATAGGCCTAGGAAACCCAATAAGCCCACTAAAACAAACCCTAGAAATGATACAACCCTACCATTGCCGCACTCCCATCGCGCTTGGCCTCCGCCTGActgcctccaccgcgccgccgccgccgccaccgtcctccaccgcgccgctgccgcctccgccctccaccGCGTTGGCGACGCCTCCGTCCTCCAtcgcgccagcgccgcctctgtcaaattttttcatTCCAAACTTACTCCTGAAAAATTTTGgtaagaccgagaccgagactgAATTTGCTGATCCTGAGATTTTTTTGATGAAATTTGGTCCTGAGTTTTCAAAGACCGAACTGACCGAAAAACCGaaaaccgagaccgaatttttcggtaaaaccgaatgcccacccctacctGTAAGATGCCACCTCCTTCCACGATCGTCGTTGCTGAGGCGCCAGCCAATGCGGCCACCCTGCGCGTGCGCCGGCCAGCCGGCTCTTCGCCCACTGCCCGCCCCTTCCCTGCGTCGTCAACCGCGTCCTACTCCTACTATGCCGCCGGGCGTGCCGCGGTGGTTGGCCCCACTGCTGGCCTCCGCTCGAGGCCGTGAAGGCCGCGCTTATCGGTCGTGGCCATGGCCAGCGGTGGTGAGCAAGCTACAGTGCACTGTTTGTTCCATTTATTTCCCTAAACGTGTGGTTGCTGTTTTGTAGTGCGAACTGTGCATTCatggtgttcgatgaaatgacCAAGAAAGAAAATATTTCGTTCTTTCTTAGAGTTGCATTTGATAGCACAGTTAGGACTATTTTGTTGGATAGTGTATTAATTGCTCTATTGCTACTACTACTTCTGCAGAAATCCAGGAGAAACACACAACTTGGAATTGCAGAATTTGATGCTGTCATATGAAACTCTTATATGGATTATTAATCAGTTAAGTTATGTATTACTGATTTCATCTTAGTAGCAATCGAATTATACATGAGTTAGATCTATTAGTATATACACAATTAGCATAATCTGGAACAGAAATATTAATGTGCTCAAAGAACATAATCAGGAATAGTTCTTGACAAAACtcaagtttgatttttttttcctgaatacCCTTTCTAATAACACTTATAATCATCCTGCATTGATACATAGTTTTTTTCTTTGGTCTCAATCCTGCACAATAGTTTCTTTCAAGAATACT
The Oryza sativa Japonica Group chromosome 6, ASM3414082v1 DNA segment above includes these coding regions:
- the LOC4341777 gene encoding probable allantoate deiminase precursor, with product MALLLSYPRRHPSIHLLILSAYALFLLPILDGLELGGDGLYREILRDETVLRLKELGKISDGEGYLERTFLSPASIRASAVIISWMKDAGLTTWIDQMGNIHGRFEPTNSTKEALLIGSHMDTVIDAGMYDGALGIISAISALKVLKVTGRLQRLTRPVEVIAFSDEEGVRFQTTFLGSAAVAGTLPESILQVSDKSGTTVQDVLKLNSLEGTANALGEVRYSPESVGSYVEVHIEQGPVLEALRYPLGVVKGIAGQTRLKVIINGSQGHAGTVPMKLRRDPMVAAAELVLTLETLCKEPNKFLTYDEECGCFTEESLAGLVCTVGELLTWPSASNVIPGQVNFTVDIRAMDDKVRETIVTSFSRLVLQRCDDRLVDCAVEQKHAAAATPCDAELTSRLERATRSTISSMAAGVRRAGGETPVLMSGAGHDAMAMARLTKVGMLFVRCRGGVSHSPEESVMDDDVWAAGLALVNFIDQNAVDAAAATAAES